Genomic DNA from Cuculus canorus isolate bCucCan1 chromosome 29, bCucCan1.pri, whole genome shotgun sequence:
CTGGGGTGAATTGGGGGATACTGAGATGAaaactggggggcactggaatGAACTGGGGGcgcactgggatgaactggggggcactgggatgaatTGAGGGGGCACTGGAATTAactggggggggactggagtgaactgggaaggcactgggatgaactggggggcactgggatgaactggaggtgcactgggatgtactgggaggcactgggatgaactggaggcgcactgggatgaactgggaggcactgggatgtactgggaggcactgggatgaactggagGGCAGTGGTTCCTCCACAGCCTTTATTCTGTGCCCCACATGGGCTCTGTGGGTCCTTCCGTGggtccgtctgtctgtctgtctgtcaggGCTCGCTGTGGGGCGGCACTGTCCGTGGGTCCATCTGTGGGTCAGAGCTCACTGTGGCTCTTTGGTGGCCGTGGGTCCGTCTGTGGGTCTGTCTGTGGGTCCATCCGTGGCTCTCCGCTGTCCGTGGGTCCATCCATGGGTCTGTCCGTGGGTCCGTCTGTGGCTCTCTGCTGTCCGTGGGTCCGTCTGTGGGTCTGTCCGTGGGTCCGTCTGTGGCTCTCTGCTGTCCGTGGGTCCGTCTGTGGGTCTGTCCGTGGCTCTCTGCTGTCTGTGGgtctgtccgtgtgtccatccGTGGGTCCGTCCGTGGGCCAGGGCTCACTGTGGGTCCATCTATGGGGCTGTCCATGGGTCTCTGCTGTCCGTGGGTCTGTCTGTGgctctgtccgtctgtctgtctgtccgtggGTCCATCTGTAGGTCTCTCAGTGAGTCTCtgctgtccatctgtctgtccgtggctctctgctgtccatggctctgtccgtctgtccgtccatGGGTCTGTCTCCAGCTCTCTACTGTCTGTGGGTCCGTCTGTAGGTCTGTCTGTGgctctttctctgctgtccatggctctgtccgtctgtctgtctgtccgtggGTCCGTCTGTaggtctgtctgtctgtccatggGTCCATCCGTGGCTCTCTGCTGTCCATGgctctgtccgtctgtccgtccatGGGTCCATCTGCAGCTCTCTACTGTCTGTGGGTCCGTCTGTAggtctgtccgtctgtctgtccatgGGTCCGTCTGCAGCTCTCTACTGTCTGTGGGTCCATCTTTAggtctgtccgtctgtctgtctgtggctctctgctgtccgtggctctgtctgtctgtctgtctgtccgtggGTCCGTCTGTAGGTCTGTCTGTGAGTCTCTgctgtccgtctgtccgtccgtGGCTCTTTGCTGTCCGTGGCTCTGTCCGTCcgtttgtctgtctgtccatccatgACTCTCTGTGGGTCCATCTGTAGGTCTGTCCGTGGCTCTCTGCTGTCCATGgctctgtccgtctgtctgtccatccgtGGGTCCATCTGCAGCTCTCTACTGTCTGTGGGTCCGTCTGTAggtctgtccgtctgtccgtccgtGGCTCTCTGCTGTCCATGTCtttgtccgtctgtctgtccgtgGGTCCATCCGTGGCTCTCTGCTGTCCATGgctctgtccgtctgtctgtccgtgCGTCCGTCTGTGGCTCTCTACTGTCTGTGGGTCTGTCTGTAggtctgtccgtctgtctgtccgtgGCTCTCTGCTGTCCATGGCtttgtccgtctgtctgtctgtgagTCTCTGCTATCCATGgctctgtccatctgtctgtccatgGGTCCATCTGCAGCTCTCTACTGTCTGTAGGTCCGTCTGTAGGTCTGTCCATCTGCCCATCCATGGCTCTCTGCTGTCCATGGctctgtctgtccgtctgtccgtccgtGGGTCCATCCGTGGCTCTTTGCTGGCCACGgctctgtccgtctgtctgtctgtgcatCCATCTGTGGCTCTCCACTGTCTGTGCGTCTGTCTGTAGGTCTGTCCGTCTGTTCGTCTGTGGCTCTCTACTGTCTGTAGGTCCGTCTGTAggtctgtccgtctgtcctcCGTGGCTCTCTGCTGTCCATGTCTCCgtccgtccgtctgtccatccgCAGCTCCATCCGCCCGTCCCTCCTCACCGTCCCTCGGCgccgtccgtccgtccgtcctCCTCGCCCACCTCCGGTTCCACATCTCCGGGGGCGATAACTTCGTGCCGATCTCCGCACCGAAACCTCACGAAATCCACGGCTTTCGCTCCGCTCCGGCGCAGGATTTGACCCACGGCCATTTCCGGTGCCAACAGGAAACTCTGCGCCAACAGCCGCGGTTCATCGTCCCCGCGCGGCGCTTCCCCTTCGCGGCCGAGCGCCGACGGCGCCAATCCCACCACGTGTTGAGCCACTCGGCGCCCCAACTCTTCCAGTTGTGCCGCGGCGGTGACGCCGACGTCaccgccaccgccgccgccgccttcCGGTGTCACCAATGCCACCAATGCTCCGTAGGTGCCGGTGGCCACCGGCGATGGCGCCGCGGCGGCCGTTCGCCCGTGGGCGTAAGCGCCGATCAGCCCTCGGCGCCGCGGCACCCGCAGCCACGCCGCGCGGCGCAGGGCCACCCGCTCGCCCAGCTTGGCTgaggggggggagagagagaaagggggggaccccaaaattggcATCCATACAGCACCCCAAAATTGGCACTCAGTAGCCCAAAATCTGAACCCAggacccctcagcaccccaaaatatGTACCCAgtacccctcagcaccccaaaatcggCACTCAGTAGCCCAGAATCGGCacccaggaccccaaaatcgGCACCCGGGACCCCAAAATCGGCAtccaggaccccaaaatccaaccccaGTACCCCTCAGTACCCCAAAACCTGCActcaggaccccaaaatctggACCCAGTGCCCCTCAGTACCCCAAAACCTGcactcagcaccccaaaatctgacCCCAgtacccctcagcaccccaaaatcagcactcagcaccccaaaatcagccccCAGTACCCCTCAGTACCCCAAAATCTGCacccaggaccccaaaatctaTAATCGGCACCCTAAAATCTGCACCCAGTACCCCTCAGtaccccaaaatcagcccccaggaccccaaaatctgcacCCAgtacccctcagcaccccaaaatatGGACCCAGTACTCCTCAGTACCCCAAAATCGGcactcagcaccccaaaatcagcacCCGggacccctcagcaccccaaaatcggCACCCAGGACTACAAAATCTGCacccaggaccccaaaatctggACCCAGTGCCCCTCAGTACCCCAAAATCGGcactcagcaccccaaaatctgcacCCAgtacccctcagcaccccaaaatctgcacCCAGTGctcctcagcaccccaaaatcggcacccagcacccctcagtaccccaaaatcagccccCAACATTCCAAAATCTGCACCCagtgcccctcagcaccccaaaatctacACCCAGTACCCCAAAATCCACACCCAgtacccctcagcaccccaaaatatGGACCCAGTActcctcagcaccccaaaatcggcacccaggacccctcagcaccccaaaatcggcactcaggaccccaaaatctgcacccagcaccccaaaatctacACCCAGTACCCTTAAGTACCCCAAAATCTGCacccaggaccccaaaatcgGCACTCAGTACCCCAAAATCGGCCCCCAGCATCCCAAAATCTGTACCCagtgcccctcagcaccccaaaatctgcacCCAGTACCCCTCAGTACCCCAAAatctgcacccagcaccccaaaatcagtaCCCAGGACCCCAGAATCGGCACTCAgcacccctcagcaccccaaaatcggCACCCAGGACCCCTCAGTACCCCAAAATCGGcactcagcaccccaaaatctgcatCCAGTACtcctcagcaccccaaatcGGCACTCAGTACCCCAAAATCTGCACCCAGGACCCCTCGGTACCCCAAAGTCTGCACCCAGTACCCCAAGatcagcacccagcaccccaaaatctgcacCCAgtacccctcagcacccccaaatctgcaCCCAGTACCCCTCAGTGCCCCAAAATCGGCACTCAGCACCCTAAAATCTGCACCCAGTACCCCTCACTACCCCAAAATCTGCACTTAGCACCCTAAAATCTGCACCCAGTGCCCCTCAGTACCCCAAAATCTACACCCAGTACCCCAAAATCTGCACCCAGGACCCCTCAGTACCCCAAAATTGGCACTCAGtaccccaaaatctgccctatcaccccaaaatctgcacCCAAAACTTCAACCTGGTCACGCAGATTGGCTATAAGAGAGAGGgtggggggcaccccaaaatctgcccccCCAATCCACACCCCCaatcctgcaccccaaaatctgcccccCCATccaccccccccagcaccccagaacCATTTTAAGCCCCTCAAGCGGATTtctgtccccctcccccccacttTACCCCCCTGGAAGGATTTCTGCCCCCCCACAGGGTAattcccaaccccccccaaacctttCTGCCCCCCTCAAGGGGCTTTTTTGACCCCCCCAACCCATTTTACCCCCCCCAACGCCCTTTCCTGCCCTCCCCAGGCAATTCCTCACCCCCTCAAGATGAtctttgcccccccccccaaatttcTGCCCCCCCGCGTAattcccagcccccccaaaacctttctgccccccccaagGGGCTTTTTTGACCCCCCCCAACCCATTTTACCCCCCCCAATGCCctttcctgcccccccccccgggcaaTTTCTCACCCCCTCAAGA
This window encodes:
- the TSFM gene encoding elongation factor Ts, mitochondrial gives rise to the protein MQRAVLGAAWGAARAPPCRWFRGAPPARALDKAALLELRRRTGLPVLQCRAALERCGGALQQAEAWLQEEARRLGCLRAAESGGSEGLVGLFREGSAAVMVEINCETDFVARTADFGRVVERAALSTMAMCRAAPPGCSRHLLSEEELSQLRTEEGEMLSDHIAVATTKLGERVALRRAAWLRVPRRRGLIGAYAHGRTAAAAPSPVATGTYGALVALVTPEGGGGGGGDVGVTAAAQLEELGRRVAQHVVGLAPSALGREGEAPRGDDEPRLLAQSFLLAPEMAVGQILRRSGAKAVDFVRFRCGDRHEVIAPGDVEPEVGEEDGRTDGAEGR